A stretch of Geomonas oryzisoli DNA encodes these proteins:
- a CDS encoding AMP-dependent synthetase/ligase yields the protein MEKVPFKSIPDLLRHQANRLDAKLAVKYRKQGNWVTLSYSQLFNRSLMVARGLRKLGVRPGDKIAILSENRVGWIIADMGILCAGAVTVPVYPTNTPEQVEYTLNHSDARIVFISGKWQYRKLLKIKDAIPMVQLVVSFERFLGEPSLPLTTFYQLSEIDDPISDEERQELSAVIDGIAPESLMTVIYTSGTTGIPKGVMLSHRNIIFDVFATIEKAAVLEEGEVFLSFLPLSHVLERCTGYYLPMAQGAMIAFADSIEKIAENMLEIQPTIMVCVPRLFEKIHSRIYEHVHQLSLYKRKLFRSVLAIGRRYVHARYIEKKVSLWLALQHALADRIVFSKLRQRFGNNLKFCSSGGAPLDREINEFFWSIGVPILEGYGLTETSPVLCNNTFEALRFGSVGTPLEKTEFRVDDDGELLVRGPQVMLGYYKDEAATREAFSDGWLRTGDIGRLEQGFVVITDRKKDLIVTAGGKNIAPQPIENLLKRDKYISQAYVYGDKRPYLTALLVPTLEKLLEFAREKRIVYTDLEELVVHEPVVELYRQRVEAVNAELAHYETIKHFVLLPRDFTLESGELTPTLKVKRRVISERYKDMIERMYTVAEN from the coding sequence GTGGAAAAGGTGCCTTTCAAATCGATACCCGACCTGCTACGGCACCAGGCTAACCGGCTGGACGCGAAGCTGGCGGTGAAATACAGGAAACAGGGAAACTGGGTCACCCTGAGCTATTCCCAGCTCTTCAACCGGTCCCTCATGGTGGCGCGCGGCCTGCGCAAGCTCGGCGTCAGGCCGGGCGACAAGATAGCCATCCTCTCCGAAAACCGCGTCGGGTGGATCATAGCCGACATGGGCATCCTCTGCGCCGGCGCCGTCACCGTCCCGGTGTATCCCACCAACACCCCCGAACAGGTCGAATACACCCTGAACCACAGCGACGCCCGCATCGTCTTCATCTCTGGCAAATGGCAGTACCGGAAACTTTTGAAGATAAAGGACGCCATCCCCATGGTGCAGCTGGTGGTCTCCTTCGAGCGTTTCCTGGGTGAGCCTTCACTGCCGCTCACGACGTTTTACCAGCTCTCCGAGATCGATGACCCGATCAGCGACGAGGAACGGCAGGAACTGTCAGCCGTGATCGACGGCATCGCACCGGAATCGCTGATGACCGTCATCTACACCTCCGGCACCACGGGCATCCCCAAGGGGGTGATGCTCTCGCACCGAAACATCATCTTCGACGTGTTCGCCACCATCGAGAAGGCTGCGGTGCTGGAGGAGGGGGAGGTATTCCTTAGCTTCCTGCCGCTTAGCCACGTGCTGGAAAGATGCACCGGCTACTACCTCCCCATGGCACAGGGGGCCATGATCGCCTTTGCCGACAGCATCGAGAAGATAGCGGAAAACATGCTGGAAATCCAGCCCACCATCATGGTCTGCGTGCCGAGGCTCTTCGAGAAGATCCACTCCCGCATCTACGAGCACGTGCACCAGCTTTCCCTGTACAAGAGGAAGCTGTTCAGAAGCGTCCTCGCCATCGGGCGCAGGTACGTCCACGCGAGGTACATCGAGAAGAAGGTGTCGCTGTGGCTCGCGCTGCAGCACGCGCTCGCCGACCGCATCGTCTTCAGCAAGCTGCGGCAGCGTTTCGGCAACAACCTCAAATTCTGCTCCAGCGGCGGCGCGCCACTGGACCGGGAGATCAACGAGTTCTTCTGGAGCATCGGCGTCCCCATCCTGGAGGGGTACGGCCTCACCGAGACGAGCCCCGTCCTTTGCAACAACACCTTCGAGGCACTGCGTTTCGGCAGCGTCGGGACCCCGCTGGAAAAGACCGAGTTCCGGGTGGACGACGACGGCGAACTGTTGGTGCGCGGACCGCAGGTCATGCTCGGCTACTACAAGGACGAGGCGGCCACCCGGGAAGCGTTCAGCGACGGCTGGCTGAGGACCGGCGACATCGGGCGCCTGGAGCAGGGTTTCGTGGTGATCACGGACCGCAAGAAGGATCTGATCGTCACCGCCGGCGGCAAGAACATCGCCCCCCAGCCCATCGAGAACCTGCTGAAACGGGACAAGTACATCTCCCAGGCCTACGTCTACGGGGACAAGAGGCCCTACCTGACGGCGCTCCTCGTGCCGACCCTGGAGAAGCTCCTGGAGTTCGCGCGTGAGAAGCGGATCGTCTACACGGACCTCGAGGAGCTGGTGGTGCACGAACCGGTGGTCGAGCTGTACCGGCAGCGCGTCGAGGCGGTCAACGCCGAACTGGCCCATTACGAGACCATCAAGCACTTCGTGCTGCTGCCGCGCGACTTCACGCTGGAATCGGGGGAGCTCACCCCGACACTGAAGGTGAAAAGACGGGTGATTTCTGAGCGTTATAAGGATATGATAGAGCGGATGTATACCGTCGCGGAGAACTGA
- a CDS encoding putative bifunctional diguanylate cyclase/phosphodiesterase encodes MEQPRQHFKEAALLLVEDEIEAREMLARILTLNYPGIRIYTADDGRAGLELYRQYRPDVVVTDINMPQMNGIAMAREIKEIDPDATIVAVTAHSETTYLMSAIEIGMDHYVLKPVNYPELFRVLDRVGDKLSLRRLVEQQVTALRASERRFSTIFQATPDLLSIASLTDLRLIEVNEAFLRVLGFDREEVIGRSGAELGLWLDAGQPEALLREVAQRGAVRDLEVRIRGKSGEELEGLVSAESIEMDGSPFLLTLFKDISERKRLEEVIKHQAQHDTLTDLPNRKLFMDFLALELAQARRNRKNLAVLFLDLDHFKQINDTLGHAAGDQLLQSVAQRLKGCVRESDTVARIGGDEFNVLMPDLTQPDDVGTVVNKIVGVFQAPFRLEGIEVKVGTSVGISMFPADGDSCEELLQKADGAMYVAKQNRGSSYQFYNSEINARTLNRQTLERQLRQSVANGELELLYQPLLNLGNGRIIAAEALLRWRHPERGLLLPEHFIAVAEESGAIVPIGEWVIHHACTQVKRWQQKGFDLSLAVNLSNREFHQPHFIEQTLTALSETGIGAGSLQIDIPERAIMDNGTSSRQNMLRLTEAGVAFSVDDFGVGTSSLQRIRQLPIAKLKIDRSFIRALDNPDNLDVVTAMICMSHSLKLRVNAVGVERPEQLTLMQNYGCDEVQGNLIGRPLPAAEFEQMLARAAARGALPL; translated from the coding sequence ATGGAACAGCCCCGCCAACATTTCAAGGAAGCAGCCCTGCTCCTGGTCGAGGACGAGATCGAGGCACGCGAGATGCTTGCCCGGATACTGACCCTCAACTACCCCGGTATCAGGATCTATACGGCGGACGACGGCCGGGCCGGCCTCGAGCTGTACCGCCAGTACCGCCCCGACGTGGTGGTCACGGACATCAACATGCCGCAGATGAACGGCATAGCGATGGCGCGCGAGATCAAGGAGATCGATCCCGATGCCACCATCGTGGCGGTCACCGCCCACAGCGAGACCACTTACCTCATGAGCGCCATCGAAATCGGGATGGACCACTACGTGCTGAAACCTGTCAACTACCCGGAGCTGTTTCGGGTGCTGGACCGTGTCGGGGACAAACTTTCCCTGAGGCGGCTGGTAGAACAGCAGGTGACGGCCCTGCGCGCCTCGGAGCGGCGTTTCTCCACCATCTTCCAGGCAACCCCCGACCTTTTGAGCATCGCCTCCCTGACCGACCTGAGGCTGATCGAGGTGAACGAGGCGTTCCTGCGGGTGCTGGGATTCGACCGCGAGGAGGTCATCGGGCGCAGCGGCGCGGAGCTCGGGCTGTGGCTCGATGCGGGGCAGCCCGAGGCGCTGCTTCGGGAGGTGGCGCAAAGAGGGGCCGTGCGCGACCTGGAGGTCCGCATCCGCGGCAAGTCGGGGGAGGAGCTGGAGGGGCTGGTTTCGGCGGAGAGCATCGAGATGGACGGAAGCCCCTTTCTGCTGACCCTGTTCAAGGACATCAGCGAGCGCAAGCGCCTGGAGGAGGTGATCAAGCACCAGGCGCAGCACGACACCCTGACCGACCTTCCCAACCGCAAGCTTTTCATGGATTTCCTCGCCCTCGAGCTGGCGCAGGCGCGCCGCAACCGCAAGAACCTGGCTGTGCTGTTCCTGGACCTGGACCATTTCAAGCAGATCAACGACACACTTGGCCACGCGGCAGGCGACCAACTGCTGCAGTCGGTGGCCCAGAGGCTCAAGGGGTGCGTGCGAGAGTCCGACACGGTAGCCCGCATAGGGGGGGACGAGTTCAACGTGCTGATGCCGGACCTGACGCAGCCGGACGATGTAGGCACGGTGGTAAACAAGATCGTGGGGGTCTTTCAGGCGCCGTTTCGGCTGGAGGGGATCGAAGTGAAGGTGGGGACGAGCGTCGGCATCAGCATGTTTCCCGCCGACGGCGACAGCTGCGAAGAACTGCTGCAAAAGGCGGATGGCGCCATGTACGTGGCCAAGCAGAACCGTGGCAGCAGCTACCAGTTCTACAACAGCGAGATCAACGCGCGGACCCTGAACCGCCAGACCCTGGAGCGGCAGCTGCGCCAGTCGGTAGCGAATGGGGAGCTGGAACTTCTGTACCAGCCGCTGCTCAACCTGGGCAACGGACGGATCATCGCTGCGGAGGCCCTTTTGCGCTGGCGCCACCCGGAGCGGGGACTGCTGCTCCCCGAGCACTTCATCGCCGTCGCCGAGGAAAGCGGCGCCATAGTGCCGATCGGGGAGTGGGTCATCCACCACGCCTGCACCCAGGTGAAGCGCTGGCAGCAGAAGGGTTTCGACCTCTCGCTGGCGGTGAACCTCTCCAACCGCGAGTTCCACCAACCCCACTTCATCGAACAGACCCTCACCGCCCTGTCGGAAACCGGCATCGGCGCGGGAAGCCTGCAGATCGACATCCCGGAGCGCGCCATCATGGATAACGGCACGTCGTCGCGGCAGAACATGCTGCGGCTCACCGAAGCGGGGGTAGCGTTCTCGGTGGACGATTTCGGCGTGGGCACGTCGTCGCTGCAGCGGATCAGGCAGCTTCCCATCGCCAAGCTGAAGATCGACCGCAGCTTCATCAGGGCCCTCGACAACCCCGACAACCTGGACGTGGTGACCGCGATGATCTGCATGTCGCACAGCCTGAAGCTCAGGGTAAACGCGGTCGGCGTGGAACGGCCGGAGCAACTGACGCTCATGCAGAATTACGGCTGCGACGAGGTGCAGGGGAACCTGATCGGCCGGCCGCTCCCCGCGGCGGAATTCGAGCAGATGCTGGCCCGGGCGGCAGCCAGGGGAGCGCTGCCGCTGTAG
- a CDS encoding 3-hydroxyacyl-CoA dehydrogenase/enoyl-CoA hydratase family protein: MRQMNKVAVLGAGVMGAAIAAHLANAGIEVLLLDLVPEQAKGSQDKAQRNLVADQALAALAKSKPAALYAPEYAAWIETGNFEDDSPRLRECDWVIEVVLENLEVKKRLFLEHVVPNLSENAILSSNTSGLSVNELAQVLPADVRRRFMVTHFFNPPRYMRLMEMVPCTETDPHLLRNMASFLDKRLGKGVVFAKDTPNFIANRIGTYAGAATWRHMVEMGLTVEEVDVITGQALARPKTATFALWDLVGIDTVVRVMDNSYQLLTGDDERELFRVPESTRRMVAEGLTGKKGKGGFFKRESVDGTSVKLCYDPQTGAYRECVSPKFASVGAARQVDDPGARVKTLLQGSDQAAEFAWRTLRDTLIYTAKRIPEIADDVVNVDNAMKWGYNWDLGPFELLDTLGVASFVARAERDGVTVPQYLREVDSFYRVEQGKRYFYSVPDKKYREVPLTRGQVSLTLLKSAGGVAEQNAAASLIDIGDGIFCLEFHSKMNTIGGDTLSMIQKGLRRSESDGLGMVIANEGSLFSAGANLMLIAMACAEGAWDDLNMTVKSFQRAMMAIKYSKIPVVAAPHSLVMGGGCETCLHADAINAHAETYMGLVEIGVGLIPAGGGTKEMAIRAIRLAEANDTDVSPFLLKNYRNIAMAKVSSSATELIAMGLMRPGDGITLALDRRIHDAKLKAISLAANYRPGRPETALKAPGRGIAASIKSQLWNLEQGGFISGYDHYLASGIADVITGGDVPAGTVITEEYLLDLERETFLKFCGQKKTQERIQHMLKKGKPLRN, from the coding sequence ATGAGACAGATGAACAAGGTTGCCGTGTTGGGTGCCGGTGTCATGGGCGCGGCCATCGCCGCCCATCTCGCCAATGCGGGCATAGAGGTCCTGCTGCTCGACCTGGTGCCGGAACAGGCCAAGGGGTCGCAGGACAAGGCGCAGCGCAACCTGGTCGCCGACCAGGCGCTCGCGGCCCTGGCCAAAAGCAAGCCCGCCGCGCTCTACGCGCCGGAGTACGCGGCCTGGATCGAGACCGGCAACTTCGAGGACGACAGCCCCCGGCTCAGGGAGTGCGACTGGGTCATCGAGGTGGTGCTGGAAAACCTCGAGGTGAAAAAGCGTCTCTTCCTGGAGCACGTGGTCCCCAATCTCAGTGAGAACGCCATCCTCTCCAGTAACACCAGCGGCCTTTCCGTGAACGAACTGGCGCAGGTGCTCCCGGCCGACGTCAGGCGCCGCTTCATGGTGACGCATTTCTTCAACCCGCCGCGTTACATGCGCCTGATGGAGATGGTTCCCTGCACCGAGACCGATCCCCACCTGCTGCGCAACATGGCGTCCTTCCTGGACAAGCGGCTGGGCAAGGGGGTGGTGTTCGCCAAGGACACGCCCAACTTCATCGCCAACCGCATCGGCACCTATGCAGGCGCCGCCACCTGGCGCCACATGGTGGAGATGGGGCTCACCGTGGAGGAGGTCGACGTCATCACCGGCCAGGCCCTGGCCCGCCCCAAGACCGCCACCTTCGCCCTCTGGGATCTGGTTGGGATCGATACGGTGGTGCGGGTGATGGACAACAGCTACCAGCTTTTGACCGGCGACGACGAGCGCGAGCTGTTCCGGGTCCCGGAGAGCACCCGTCGCATGGTGGCCGAGGGGCTCACCGGGAAAAAAGGGAAGGGGGGCTTCTTCAAGCGCGAGAGCGTGGACGGCACCAGCGTCAAACTCTGCTACGACCCGCAAACCGGCGCCTACCGCGAATGCGTTTCTCCGAAGTTCGCCTCGGTGGGTGCGGCCAGGCAGGTCGACGACCCGGGCGCCCGGGTGAAGACGCTGCTTCAAGGAAGCGACCAGGCTGCCGAGTTCGCCTGGAGGACGCTGCGCGACACCCTGATCTACACCGCGAAACGGATCCCGGAGATCGCGGACGACGTGGTCAACGTCGACAACGCCATGAAGTGGGGTTACAACTGGGACCTCGGCCCCTTCGAACTGCTGGACACCCTGGGTGTCGCCTCCTTCGTGGCCCGCGCCGAGCGCGACGGCGTCACCGTGCCGCAGTATCTGCGCGAGGTGGACAGCTTCTACCGCGTCGAGCAGGGCAAGCGCTACTTCTACAGCGTCCCGGACAAGAAGTACCGCGAGGTGCCGCTCACCCGGGGCCAGGTCTCGCTCACCCTTTTGAAGAGCGCCGGCGGCGTCGCGGAACAGAATGCGGCAGCCTCGCTCATCGACATCGGCGACGGCATCTTCTGCCTCGAGTTCCACTCCAAGATGAACACCATCGGCGGCGACACCCTGAGCATGATCCAGAAGGGGCTGCGCCGGAGCGAGTCCGACGGCCTGGGCATGGTCATCGCCAACGAGGGAAGCCTCTTCTCGGCGGGCGCCAACCTGATGCTGATCGCCATGGCGTGCGCGGAAGGGGCCTGGGACGACCTCAACATGACCGTGAAATCGTTCCAGCGCGCCATGATGGCCATCAAGTACTCCAAGATCCCCGTGGTCGCCGCGCCCCACAGCCTGGTGATGGGAGGGGGATGCGAAACCTGCCTGCACGCCGACGCCATCAACGCCCATGCCGAGACCTACATGGGGCTCGTGGAAATCGGGGTCGGTCTCATCCCGGCCGGCGGCGGCACCAAGGAGATGGCGATCCGGGCCATCCGGCTCGCAGAGGCCAACGATACCGACGTCTCTCCGTTTCTCCTCAAGAACTACCGGAACATCGCCATGGCCAAGGTGAGCAGTTCGGCCACCGAGCTCATAGCGATGGGGCTCATGCGCCCCGGCGACGGCATCACCCTCGCCCTGGACCGCCGCATCCACGATGCCAAGCTCAAGGCGATCTCCCTCGCCGCCAACTACCGTCCCGGCAGGCCCGAAACGGCGCTCAAGGCGCCGGGGCGCGGCATCGCCGCCAGCATCAAGAGCCAGCTCTGGAACCTGGAGCAAGGGGGCTTCATCTCCGGTTACGACCACTACCTCGCCTCGGGGATCGCCGACGTCATTACCGGCGGCGACGTCCCGGCAGGGACCGTCATCACCGAGGAGTACCTGCTGGACCTTGAGCGGGAGACCTTCCTCAAGTTCTGCGGTCAGAAGAAGACCCAGGAGCGGATCCAGCACATGCTGAAGAAGGGAAAGCCGCTCAGGAACTGA